The following proteins come from a genomic window of Lolium rigidum isolate FL_2022 chromosome 5, APGP_CSIRO_Lrig_0.1, whole genome shotgun sequence:
- the LOC124652322 gene encoding probable serine/threonine-protein kinase DDB_G0291350, protein MGCSFSGLNALYDTVGAAADIWVNDHRFRVLRRLGDAGPAGSSVFLVKEVVAVAAASDGTAGAGPGTVGIAKKKGVDPSHISADGTYALKKVLIQSDQHLELVRQEIKVSSQFSHPNLLPLLENAIIAVKGVQDGSQNHEAYLLFPVHLDGTLQDVTKAMQEKKEHFPTITILQIFRQLCAGLKHMHSFEPPYAHNGVKPDNVLITQRKEQHLAILMDFESARPARRAIRSQAEALQLQEWASEHCSELYRAPELWECPSHADIDERTDVWSLGCTLYAMMYGKSPFEYELDEAAGESLVTVIKSAQVKWSTETGSSYPDSLRQFITWMLQPHPAVRPHIDDVIIHVDKLIAKYST, encoded by the exons ATGGGGTGCTCCTTCTCCGGCCTCAACGCGCTCTACGACaccgtcggcgccgccgccgacATCTGGGTCAACGACCACCGCTTCCGCGTGCTCCGCAGGCTCGGCGACGCCGGCCCCGCGGGCTCCTCCGTCTTCCTCGTCAAGGAGgtagtcgccgtcgccgccgcctccgacggCACCGCCGGGGCGGGGCCAGGCACCGTCGGGATCGCCAAGAAGAAGGGCGTCGACCCGTCCCACATCTCAG CTGATGGGACATATGCTTTGAAGAAAGTTCTTATTCAGAGCGATCAGCATCTAGAGCTAGTTCGCCAGGAGATCAAAGTGTCCTCTCAGTTCAGCCATCCGAATCTACTTCCACTTCTCGAAAATGCCATTATTGCAGTCAAG GGTGTGCAAGATGGGTCGCAGAACCACGAGGCTTACTTGTTATTCCCAGTTCACCTAGATGGAACCTTGCAGGATGTCACTAAAGCCATGCAAGAAAAGAAGGAACATTTTCCGACAATTACTATCCTCCAGATATTTCGACAA CTATGTGCAGGACTGAAGCATATGCACAGTTTTGAGCCACCATATGCTCATAATGGGGTTAAACCTGACAATGTCCTCATAACTCAGAGGAAGGAGCAGCATCTTGCTATCTTGATGGACTTTGAAAGTGCTCGCCCCGCAAGAAGAGCTATTAGATCGCAAGCAGAAGCCTTGCAGCTGCAG GAATGGGCTTCAGAGCACTGTTCTGAACTTTACCGGGCACCTGAATTATGGGAATGCCCAAGCCATGCCGATATTGATGAGAGGACAGATGTATGGTCTCTGGGATGCACCCTTTATGCTATGAT GTACGGGAAATCCCCATTTGAATACGAGCTTGATGAAGCTGCTGGCGAGAGCTTAGTAACAGTCATCAAAAGTGCACAGGTTAAATGGTCTACTGAGACGGGTTCGTCCTACCCTGACAGTCTTCGCCAGTTCATAACCTGGATGCTGCAGCCACACCCTGCAGTTCGTCCCCATATCGATGACGTCATCATCCACGTTGATAAACTCATCGCGAAGTACTCGACTTGA
- the LOC124652568 gene encoding zinc finger protein CO3-like, translating into MMKVEQPELRGMQHQQRCDSCRSAPCAFYCRADSAALCAACDADVHSANTLASRHRRVPMGAAAVAAPAGGAFVVRPAGGVNSSWPIREGRRRYYDDDVGGGEEEDEEEATSWLLLDPLKGGSEGHAAPAYGDALVADFLDLGGAGEKDESVKECRGVHGIDINEGSSHEFVVPGEQLPERQCFTGETAYDAHNFEQGYGYGATFQRSLSMSSSPDNSSTVQDVSSSYLRRSESSVDLFSTAAAHMSPQFMAMDREARVHRYREKRKMRRFEKTIRYASRKAYAETRPRIKGRFAKRADADLEVDQYFSAAALSDSSCGVVPTF; encoded by the exons ATGATGAAGGTGGAGCAGCCGGAGCTCCGCGGCATGCAGCACCAGCAGCGGTGCGACTCGTGCCGGTCGGCGCCCTGCGCGTTCTACTGCCGCGCCGACTCGGCGGCGCTCTGCGCGGCGTGCGACGCGGACGTGCACTCCGCCAACACGCTGgccagccgccaccgccgcgtccCCATGGGCGCGGCCGCGGTGGCGGCCCCGGCCGGTGGCGCCTTCGTCGTCCGGCCCGCCGGCGGCGTCAACTCCTCCTGGCCCATCCGCGAGGGTCGCAGGCGCTACTACGACgacgacgtcggcggcggcgaggaagaggacgaggaggaggccacgtCGTGGCTGCTCCTCGACCCGCTCAAAGGCGGCTCCGAGGGGCACGCGGCGCCGGCGTACGGCGACGCGCTGGTCGCTGACTTCCTTGACCTCGGCGGAGCGGGGGAGAAGGACGAGTCGGTCAAGGAGTGCCGCGGCGTCCATGGGATCGACATCAACGAAGGTAGCAGCCACGAGTTCGTCGTGCCCGGTGAGCAGCTGCCGGAGCGGCAGTGCTTCACCGGGGAGACGGCGTACGATGCGCACAACTTTGAGCAAGGGTACGGATATGGCGCAACATTCCAACGCAGC CTATCAATGTCATCATCACCGGACAACAGCAGCACCGTCCAGGACGTGAGCAGCTCCTACCTGAGACGCAGCGAGAGCAGCGTCGACCTCTTCTCCACGGCGGCGGCGCACATGTCGCCGCAGTTCATGGCCATGGACAGGGAGGCCAGGGTGCACCGGTACagggagaagaggaagatgaggcggTTCGAGAAGACCATCAGGTACGCGTCGCGGAAGGCCTACGCCGAGACCCGGCCACGGATCAAGGGCCGGTTCGCCAAGCGCGCCGACGCCGACCTCGAGGTGGATCAGTacttctccgccgccgcgctgtccgactccagctgcggcGTCGTGCCCACGTTCTAG